A genome region from Chlorobaculum tepidum TLS includes the following:
- a CDS encoding hotdog fold thioesterase, with protein sequence MAQDSIFTVPVTPEEINETQIVEGQMARHLGIEITAVGPDSMTATMPVDHRTIQRIGILHGGASLALAETVGSIAASYCVDREKQFIVGQEINANHLRAVRQGESSVHATATPLHLGRTSQVWDIKIRDDKGRLVCVSRFTAAVLEKRG encoded by the coding sequence ATGGCACAGGATTCGATTTTCACTGTTCCGGTCACGCCCGAAGAGATCAATGAAACGCAGATCGTTGAAGGACAGATGGCCCGCCATCTTGGCATCGAAATCACCGCTGTCGGCCCTGACTCCATGACGGCCACCATGCCTGTCGATCACCGCACGATCCAGCGCATCGGCATTCTGCACGGCGGCGCCTCGCTCGCCCTTGCCGAAACGGTCGGCAGCATCGCCGCCTCCTACTGCGTGGATCGCGAGAAGCAGTTCATCGTCGGCCAGGAGATCAATGCCAACCACCTCCGCGCCGTGCGCCAGGGCGAAAGCTCCGTGCACGCCACCGCCACCCCGCTCCACCTCGGTCGCACCTCGCAAGTCTGGGACATCAAAATCCGCGACGACAAAGGCCGTCTGGTCTGCGTCAGCCGCTTCACGGCCGCCGTACTTGAAAAACGGGGGTAA